A section of the Gammaproteobacteria bacterium genome encodes:
- a CDS encoding MBL fold metallo-hydrolase, protein MAPRKAGKLEFALLGSGSKGNATLVRHGETCLMVDCGFSKTETSRRLARLGLEPGDVTAIFVTHEHSDHIGGVDSFSRKFGTPVFLTAGTNANAGKRAVRGANLLRIEQPLVIGDIEVTPVPVPHDAREPAQYVFDSGQHRLGVLTDLGRLTPHVVQQYSGLDAFILEANHDEAMLANGPYPQKLKDRVGGGLGHLSNRQSAELLDMIDCSKLQHLVAAHISEHNNTNGHAREALAGALGCESDWVQVACQVEGLGWRQLA, encoded by the coding sequence ATGGCACCGCGCAAGGCTGGCAAGCTGGAATTCGCGCTGCTCGGCAGCGGCAGCAAGGGTAACGCCACGCTGGTACGCCACGGCGAGACCTGCCTGATGGTGGATTGCGGCTTTTCCAAGACCGAGACAAGCCGCCGCCTGGCCCGGCTGGGGCTCGAGCCTGGCGATGTCACGGCCATATTCGTTACCCATGAACATTCCGACCATATTGGCGGGGTCGACAGCTTTTCCAGGAAGTTCGGTACGCCCGTGTTCCTGACCGCTGGCACCAATGCCAATGCCGGCAAGCGCGCCGTGCGCGGCGCCAACCTGCTGCGTATCGAGCAGCCCCTGGTGATCGGGGATATCGAGGTGACGCCCGTGCCGGTGCCGCACGATGCCCGCGAGCCGGCTCAATACGTCTTCGACAGCGGCCAGCATCGCCTTGGCGTGCTGACCGACCTTGGCCGCCTGACACCGCACGTGGTGCAGCAGTACTCCGGCCTGGATGCCTTCATCCTGGAAGCCAATCATGACGAGGCCATGCTCGCCAACGGTCCGTACCCGCAGAAGCTGAAGGATCGCGTCGGTGGGGGGCTGGGGCATCTCTCCAATCGCCAGTCGGCCGAGCTGCTCGACATGATCGACTGCAGCAAGTTGCAGCATCTGGTGGCGGCCCATATCTCGGAGCACAACAATACCAATGGTCACGCTCGCGAGGCCCTGGCCGGAGCGCTGGGCTGTGAATCCGACTGGGTGCAGGTTGCCTGCCAGGTCGAGGGGCTGGGCTGGCGCCAACTGGCCTGA
- a CDS encoding DUF1820 family protein, producing MVSKPLFRIQFINQGKLYELYAREVAQASVLGFVEIGDFVFGERTEVVVDPSEEKLKAEFAGVKRSLVPMQAIIRIDEVDKQGTARISDTDGKVTPFPMSFFPDQGPGGKS from the coding sequence ATGGTCAGCAAACCCCTTTTTCGCATCCAGTTCATCAACCAGGGCAAGCTCTACGAGCTATACGCTCGCGAGGTGGCTCAGGCCAGTGTCCTGGGTTTTGTCGAGATCGGTGACTTTGTCTTTGGAGAGCGAACCGAGGTGGTGGTGGACCCCAGCGAGGAAAAGCTGAAGGCAGAATTTGCCGGGGTGAAGCGCTCGCTGGTGCCGATGCAGGCCATCATCCGGATCGATGAAGTCGACAAGCAGGGCACTGCTCGCATTTCGGACACCGATGGCAAGGTCACGCCGTTTCCGATGTCCTTCTTTCCTGACCAAGGGCCGGGAGGCAAGTCCTGA